From one Cyanobacterium stanieri PCC 7202 genomic stretch:
- a CDS encoding NADH-plastoquinone oxidoreductase, I subunit (TIGRFAM: NADH-plastoquinone oxidoreductase subunit I protein; NADH-quinone oxidoreductase, chain I~COGs: COG1143 Formate hydrogenlyase subunit 6/NADH:ubiquinone oxidoreductase 23 kD subunit (chain I)~InterPro IPR010226:IPR004497:IPR017896:IPR017900~KEGG: cyt:cce_2223 NADH dehydrogenase subunit I~SPTR: NAD(P)H-quinone oxidoreductase subunit I;~TIGRFAM: NADH-plastoquinone oxidoreductase, I subunit; NADH-quinone oxidoreductase, chain I), producing MFKFLKQVTDYAKGSVEAAKYIGQGFSVTFDHMKRRPVTVQYPYEKLIPSERYRGRIHFEFDKCISCEVCVRVCPINLPVVDWEFNKEVKKKELKHYSIDFGVCIFCGNCVEYCPTNCLSMTEEYELAAYDRHELNYDNVALGRLPTKVTEDPMVTPLKELGYLPKGVTEPHELSKKK from the coding sequence ATGTTTAAATTTCTCAAACAAGTAACCGATTACGCCAAAGGAAGTGTAGAAGCCGCCAAATATATAGGACAAGGATTCTCTGTAACCTTCGACCACATGAAAAGGCGCCCTGTTACCGTACAATACCCCTACGAAAAACTTATCCCCTCCGAAAGATACAGAGGCAGAATTCACTTTGAATTTGATAAATGTATCTCCTGTGAAGTCTGTGTGCGTGTCTGCCCCATCAATCTTCCCGTAGTCGATTGGGAATTTAACAAAGAAGTCAAGAAAAAAGAACTAAAACACTACAGCATCGACTTCGGAGTATGTATCTTTTGCGGTAACTGTGTAGAATATTGTCCCACCAATTGCCTCTCCATGACCGAAGAATATGAACTGGCAGCCTATGATCGCCATGAACTAAACTACGACAATGTAGCCCTAGGACGCTTACCCACCAAAGTCACTGAAGATCCCATGGTAACACCCCTCAAGGAACTAGGATACCTTCCCAAAGGAGTCACTGAACCCCATGAATTATCCAAAAAAAAATAA
- a CDS encoding Carbonate dehydratase (PFAM: Carbonic anhydrase~COGs: COG0288 Carbonic anhydrase~InterPro IPR001765:IPR015892~KEGG: cyc:PCC7424_4953 carbonate dehydratase~PFAM: carbonic anhydrase~PRIAM: Carbonate dehydratase~SPTR: Carbonic anhydrase), producing MKKLIEGLHRFHAGYFESHKELFEKLSHGQHPRILFITCSDSRIDPNLITQADVGDLFVIRNAGNIVPPYGATNGGEGASIEYAITALGIEHVIVCGHSHCGAMKGLLKMSKLEEQMPLVYEWLKQAEATRRLLKDNYSHLSNEEVLPIAIAENVLTQLENLATYPVIRSKLYQGKLALHAWVYNIESGDVFAYDPVSHDFVDLETRNAPPEFIYDLKPTNYHRTLPNNSVGQTINNSRVSQNNLNSSQMTEKLQETNKPPAPAFAENYPRSNRLSPEQAERIYRGSYS from the coding sequence ATGAAAAAGCTAATAGAAGGATTACATCGCTTTCATGCTGGTTATTTTGAAAGCCACAAAGAACTATTTGAAAAACTTTCCCATGGACAACATCCCCGTATTCTTTTTATTACTTGTTCTGATTCTCGTATTGACCCCAATCTTATTACCCAAGCAGATGTCGGCGATTTATTTGTAATTCGTAACGCAGGGAATATAGTGCCTCCCTACGGTGCCACCAATGGTGGAGAAGGGGCATCTATTGAATATGCTATTACGGCGCTTGGCATTGAGCATGTTATTGTTTGTGGACATTCCCATTGTGGGGCGATGAAAGGTTTATTAAAAATGTCTAAGTTAGAGGAACAAATGCCTCTGGTTTATGAATGGTTAAAACAGGCAGAGGCGACTCGTCGTCTTCTTAAGGATAATTATAGTCATCTTTCTAATGAGGAAGTTTTACCCATTGCGATCGCCGAAAATGTTCTCACCCAATTAGAAAACCTTGCCACCTACCCTGTCATCAGGAGTAAATTATATCAAGGTAAATTGGCTCTTCATGCTTGGGTTTATAATATTGAATCGGGGGATGTATTTGCTTATGATCCTGTCAGTCACGATTTTGTAGATTTAGAAACGAGAAACGCTCCCCCAGAATTTATTTATGATCTAAAACCGACTAATTATCATCGTACCTTGCCTAATAATTCTGTAGGTCAAACTATTAATAATTCCCGTGTTAGCCAGAATAACCTCAATTCTTCACAAATGACTGAAAAATTGCAGGAAACCAATAAACCCCCTGCTCCTGCTTTTGCGGAAAACTATCCTCGTTCTAATCGTCTTTCTCCTGAACAGGCAGAAAGAATTTATAGGGGTTCCTATTCATAG
- a CDS encoding NADH dehydrogenase subunit J (PFAM: NADH-ubiquinone/plastoquinone oxidoreductase chain 6~COGs: COG0839 NADH:ubiquinone oxidoreductase subunit 6 (chain J)~InterPro IPR001457~KEGG: cyh:Cyan8802_1041 NADH-ubiquinone/plastoquinone oxidoreductase chain 6~PFAM: NADH-ubiquinone/plastoquinone oxidoreductase chain 6~SPTR: NADH dehydrogenase subunit J), protein MEISQGVQFVTFVILGAMMIVSALGVVLLENIVYSAFLLGGVFISISGFYLLLNADFVAAAQILVYVGAINVLILFAIMLVNKTENFAEIKGRWIRKVSTAVVCAGLFGLLSTMILSTSWDLSTISASVIENTSIELGKHLFSDFLLPFEIASVLLLIAMVGAIILARRDFIPSATKTSDGFTTSLTLPEQPRELVSADDK, encoded by the coding sequence GTGGAAATATCACAAGGAGTTCAGTTCGTTACCTTTGTCATTCTTGGGGCCATGATGATTGTTTCAGCCCTAGGAGTAGTTTTATTAGAAAACATCGTTTATTCTGCCTTCCTTTTAGGAGGAGTTTTTATAAGTATTTCAGGATTTTACCTACTCCTAAATGCCGACTTCGTCGCCGCCGCCCAAATCCTCGTCTATGTCGGTGCCATTAACGTTTTAATTTTATTTGCCATTATGTTGGTAAACAAAACCGAAAACTTCGCCGAAATCAAAGGTAGATGGATTCGCAAAGTATCCACCGCTGTGGTTTGTGCTGGGTTATTCGGCTTACTTAGCACCATGATTTTATCCACCTCATGGGATTTATCCACCATTTCCGCCTCAGTAATCGAAAATACCAGCATAGAACTAGGAAAACACCTCTTTAGCGACTTTTTGCTTCCCTTTGAAATTGCTTCCGTGTTACTACTTATTGCCATGGTTGGGGCGATTATCCTTGCCAGAAGAGACTTTATTCCCTCCGCCACCAAAACCAGCGATGGTTTTACCACTTCCCTCACCCTTCCCGAGCAACCAAGGGAATTAGTTTCCGCCGACGATAAATAA
- a CDS encoding NADH dehydrogenase subunit K (PFAM: NADH-ubiquinone/plastoquinone oxidoreductase chain 4L~COGs: COG0713 NADH:ubiquinone oxidoreductase subunit 11 or 4L (chain K)~InterPro IPR001133~KEGG: mar:MAE_56420 NADH dehydrogenase subunit K~PFAM: NADH-ubiquinone oxidoreductase chain 4L~SPTR: NADH dehydrogenase subunit 4L), whose protein sequence is MELQLQYFLLLAAALFCIGIYGLITSRNAVRVLMSIELLLNSVNLNLMGFSNYLDPDNIRGQVFAIFVITIAAAEAAVGLAIILAIYRNRDTIDMEKFNLLKW, encoded by the coding sequence ATGGAATTACAATTACAATACTTTTTATTATTAGCCGCCGCTTTATTTTGTATTGGCATTTATGGACTAATTACCAGCCGTAACGCTGTACGAGTGTTAATGTCCATTGAGTTGTTACTCAACTCCGTTAATCTTAATTTGATGGGCTTTTCCAATTACTTAGATCCCGATAATATTAGGGGGCAAGTATTTGCTATTTTTGTTATTACCATTGCTGCAGCCGAAGCTGCCGTAGGTTTAGCGATTATTTTAGCTATTTATCGTAACCGTGACACCATTGATATGGAGAAATTTAACCTACTTAAATGGTAA
- a CDS encoding DNA sulfur modification protein DndD (TIGRFAM: DNA sulfur modification protein DndD~COGs: COG0419 ATPase involved in DNA repair~InterPro IPR017599:IPR017871~KEGG: cyt:cce_0213 hypothetical protein~SPTR: Putative uncharacterized protein;~TIGRFAM: DNA sulfur modification protein DndD), translating to MPTLPIYYSSIMIFKELILENFGPYQGKNIINLTPQTDQNNASIILIGGMNGGGKTTLIDSIKLALYGRRAECSTRKNLSYNDFLLESINRSAKITDTTKIELTFEHIINDQWIELKIIRHWQSNVKDGKDNLIILEGEFPDLNWTENWDEYVEDILPLGISNLFLFDGEQVKELAEQDIPNPSVVGAMRSLLGLELADKLAGDLQILVSRKKKSLENSKEQKDLINLEQDLKVLQKDKTIVIEELKEAEKTLKSGQKKYRLASESLRIEGGKIAERKYQLKQKIDYLNKEISAVRDKLRVFFAQYLPLGLIQNQLLIIKNQLIKEQRVNKIKSAYDILDQKDKKLLDYLGDLSVSEDDYQKIGDFLQIENNSLWDEVKDISLYLQGEEKELNYLDNILSYSLPHEQKQTLEYVEQLAVLEQELINAEVMSVNVDAPKTYQRLEEDYHEKEQVVVDAKAELTRLQKKLEAVERDIKSKLKELGQYSDRKIEDLQGDHLLNSMPRVEKTLKLFKEKLTLRKLNKLENEVTSCFRYLLHKSNFVAKVVINTDNFALNLYDDLGNLITKNRLSAGEKQLLAIALLWGLARVSGRQLPIVIDTPLGRLDSSHRHNLLERYFPTASHQVVLLSTDTEIGEPELKQLHQQNVIAREYLLDYDSEKNQTTVKSGYFY from the coding sequence ATGCCCACCCTTCCTATTTATTACTCCTCAATAATGATTTTTAAAGAGTTAATTTTAGAAAATTTTGGACCTTATCAAGGCAAAAATATTATTAATCTCACTCCTCAAACTGATCAAAATAACGCTTCAATCATTTTAATTGGTGGTATGAATGGAGGTGGTAAAACAACTTTAATTGATAGTATTAAATTAGCTTTGTATGGACGTAGGGCAGAGTGTTCTACCCGTAAAAACTTGAGTTATAATGATTTTTTGTTGGAATCTATTAATCGTAGTGCTAAAATTACCGATACAACGAAAATAGAGCTAACTTTTGAACATATTATTAATGATCAATGGATTGAGTTAAAAATAATTCGCCATTGGCAAAGTAATGTAAAAGATGGTAAAGATAATTTGATTATTCTTGAGGGGGAATTTCCTGATCTTAATTGGACAGAAAATTGGGACGAATATGTTGAGGATATTTTACCTTTGGGTATTTCTAATTTGTTTCTTTTTGATGGAGAACAAGTGAAAGAGTTAGCCGAACAAGATATTCCTAATCCTTCGGTAGTTGGTGCTATGCGTTCTTTATTGGGCTTAGAATTGGCTGATAAATTGGCTGGTGATTTACAAATTTTGGTTAGTCGTAAAAAGAAGAGTTTAGAAAATAGTAAAGAGCAAAAAGATTTAATTAATCTTGAACAAGATTTAAAGGTTTTACAAAAGGACAAAACAATTGTGATAGAGGAGTTAAAGGAAGCCGAAAAGACATTAAAATCTGGTCAAAAAAAATACCGTCTAGCTTCCGAAAGTTTGCGTATTGAGGGAGGAAAAATTGCCGAAAGAAAATATCAATTAAAACAAAAGATTGATTATTTAAATAAAGAAATAAGTGCGGTTCGAGATAAATTAAGGGTTTTCTTTGCTCAATATTTACCTTTAGGATTGATTCAAAATCAACTACTGATTATTAAAAATCAATTGATCAAGGAACAAAGGGTGAATAAGATCAAAAGTGCTTATGATATTTTGGATCAGAAGGATAAAAAATTGTTGGATTATTTAGGTGATTTATCTGTCAGTGAGGATGATTATCAAAAGATTGGTGATTTTTTACAGATAGAAAATAATAGTTTGTGGGATGAGGTAAAAGATATTTCCCTTTATCTACAGGGGGAGGAAAAGGAGTTAAATTATTTGGATAATATTCTTTCTTATTCCCTGCCCCATGAGCAAAAACAAACCCTAGAATATGTTGAGCAGTTGGCAGTCCTCGAACAGGAATTGATCAATGCGGAGGTAATGTCTGTTAATGTGGATGCTCCGAAAACTTATCAAAGATTGGAGGAGGATTATCATGAAAAAGAGCAGGTGGTTGTGGATGCGAAAGCGGAGTTGACAAGATTACAAAAAAAATTGGAAGCCGTTGAACGGGATATAAAATCCAAGTTAAAAGAATTGGGGCAATATAGCGATCGCAAAATAGAGGATTTACAGGGTGATCATTTGCTAAATTCAATGCCAAGGGTAGAAAAAACCCTCAAACTTTTTAAGGAAAAATTGACCCTCAGAAAGTTAAATAAGTTAGAAAATGAAGTAACAAGCTGTTTTCGTTATCTTTTACATAAGTCTAATTTTGTGGCTAAAGTAGTGATCAATACTGATAATTTTGCCCTTAATTTATACGATGATTTAGGTAATTTAATTACTAAAAATAGACTATCCGCTGGAGAAAAACAGTTATTGGCGATCGCCCTTTTATGGGGATTAGCGAGGGTATCAGGAAGACAACTCCCCATTGTCATTGATACACCCCTAGGAAGACTAGATTCTAGCCATCGTCACAATTTATTAGAACGCTATTTTCCCACGGCATCCCATCAAGTAGTCTTATTATCCACCGACACAGAAATCGGAGAACCAGAATTAAAGCAATTGCATCAACAAAATGTAATCGCTAGGGAATATTTATTGGATTATGACTCAGAAAAAAATCAAACTACTGTTAAATCTGGATATTTTTATTAA